Proteins encoded within one genomic window of Bradyrhizobium sp. 186:
- a CDS encoding MmgE/PrpD family protein: MLQNASFQTARPQWLDRWADFAVAVTAEQLPGDVVARTKQVLFDCIGAIAAGAQEPEMQRLTARLCRACADDAAPVIGAGRRTSAGLAAFLNGTAGTMLEIDEGNQFARGHPGIHVVPAVLAAAEELGSTGSDVLLAIALGYEIGSRVGIASKLRVTMHPHGTWGTVGAAVAVAKLRNATREQMAEVINVSSTLGLATSRRTMLEGGTVRNSFAGFSNEIGLRAWEMVDAGFVGEADGIGTIYGTVIADQFQPEEMIADLGLRWEIARNYFKRHAACRYNHGALDALQSLVAEAGGDLKPDNIARIEVDTYIWAAQLDGQQPRNMLAAKFSLPFSLATTIVNGAASIAAFRDDARRDAVTLALAGRVVVREDKALTAMLPGLRPARVKITLVDGRILTAEAFTNKGDTEDPYSAEEVRDKFREVAGSVWSNAHCSSILEAVENLDRSPDLVALCRLLAA, encoded by the coding sequence ATGTTGCAGAATGCTTCCTTCCAAACCGCGCGGCCACAATGGCTGGACCGATGGGCCGACTTCGCTGTGGCGGTGACGGCGGAGCAGCTTCCCGGGGATGTCGTGGCGCGTACCAAGCAGGTGCTGTTTGATTGCATCGGGGCGATTGCCGCCGGTGCGCAGGAACCGGAGATGCAACGGCTGACGGCACGTCTCTGCCGTGCGTGTGCCGACGATGCTGCTCCGGTGATTGGCGCCGGCCGTCGAACCTCGGCCGGTCTCGCGGCCTTCCTGAACGGAACGGCCGGCACCATGCTGGAAATCGACGAAGGCAATCAGTTCGCGCGCGGTCATCCCGGGATTCATGTCGTGCCGGCCGTCCTGGCGGCTGCCGAAGAGCTTGGCAGCACCGGTTCGGACGTGTTGTTGGCCATCGCACTCGGCTACGAAATCGGTTCGCGCGTCGGCATCGCATCGAAGCTGCGCGTCACGATGCACCCGCATGGCACCTGGGGCACGGTGGGGGCGGCGGTGGCCGTGGCCAAACTGCGCAACGCGACCCGGGAGCAGATGGCCGAAGTGATCAACGTCTCATCGACGCTCGGGCTGGCGACAAGCCGCCGGACCATGCTGGAAGGCGGCACCGTGCGTAACAGCTTCGCCGGCTTCTCGAACGAAATCGGCCTGCGCGCCTGGGAGATGGTGGATGCCGGATTTGTCGGCGAAGCGGACGGCATCGGCACGATCTATGGCACCGTCATCGCCGATCAGTTCCAGCCTGAGGAAATGATCGCCGATCTCGGCTTGCGCTGGGAGATTGCGCGCAACTATTTCAAGCGTCACGCCGCGTGCCGTTACAACCACGGCGCGCTCGATGCGTTGCAAAGTCTTGTTGCCGAGGCCGGCGGCGATCTGAAGCCGGATAATATCGCTCGAATCGAGGTCGATACCTACATTTGGGCGGCGCAGCTCGATGGTCAGCAACCTCGCAACATGCTGGCCGCCAAGTTCTCGCTGCCGTTTTCGCTGGCGACGACCATTGTCAATGGTGCGGCCTCGATTGCCGCCTTTCGCGATGACGCGCGGCGCGATGCCGTGACGCTTGCCCTGGCGGGGCGAGTTGTGGTCCGCGAGGACAAGGCGCTCACCGCGATGCTGCCGGGCCTTCGACCGGCGCGGGTGAAGATCACGCTGGTTGATGGTCGCATTCTCACTGCCGAAGCGTTCACCAACAAGGGCGATACCGAAGATCCGTACAGCGCGGAGGAAGTCCGGGACAAGTTCCGCGAGGTCGCGGGATCGGTCTGGAGCAACGCGCATTGTTCATCGATTCTCGAAGCGGTCGAAAATCTGGACCGATCGCCCGATCTTGTCGCTCTATGCCGTCTGCTCGCAGCTTGA
- a CDS encoding isocitrate lyase/PEP mutase family protein — protein MSDQTSLKTMLHGPDIVLASGVYDALTASLATDAGFRALYLSGASIAYTRLGRPDIGLVTMSEVAETLSLIRDRVATPLIVDADTGYGNALNVQRTVRLFERAGATAIQLEDQTFPKRCGHLQDKSLIPTTEMVGKIRAATDARLSNETLVIARTDAVAVEGFEQAVERAGRYAEAGADVLFVEAPRNEAQLRAISQRLGDRLPLMANMVEGGQTPILGKDKLLALGFSLVIFPGGIVRAVAKAAKAFYETLARDGTTEAFRSDMFDFDALNAIIGTPQMLELGQSYEFPANGPGDKTR, from the coding sequence ATGTCTGATCAAACGTCTCTCAAGACCATGCTGCACGGGCCGGACATCGTGCTGGCTTCCGGTGTTTACGATGCCTTGACCGCTTCGCTGGCAACCGATGCGGGGTTTCGTGCGCTTTATCTGTCCGGCGCCAGTATTGCCTACACGCGGCTGGGGCGCCCCGATATCGGGCTCGTGACCATGTCGGAGGTGGCCGAGACGCTGAGTTTGATCCGCGATCGTGTCGCCACGCCTTTGATCGTCGATGCGGATACCGGCTATGGCAATGCCCTCAACGTCCAGCGCACCGTGCGTCTGTTCGAGCGCGCCGGCGCGACCGCGATCCAGCTCGAGGATCAGACCTTTCCAAAGCGCTGCGGTCACCTGCAGGACAAGAGTCTCATTCCGACGACGGAGATGGTCGGCAAGATCAGGGCGGCGACCGACGCGCGCCTCAGCAACGAAACCCTGGTGATCGCGCGAACCGACGCGGTGGCGGTCGAAGGCTTTGAGCAGGCCGTCGAACGCGCCGGGCGGTATGCGGAAGCCGGCGCGGACGTGCTGTTCGTTGAAGCGCCGCGCAACGAGGCGCAGCTTCGGGCCATCTCACAGAGACTTGGCGACCGGCTGCCCTTGATGGCGAACATGGTCGAAGGCGGCCAGACACCCATCCTCGGCAAGGACAAGCTGCTGGCGCTGGGCTTTTCGCTGGTGATCTTTCCAGGCGGCATCGTTCGTGCGGTCGCCAAGGCGGCCAAAGCGTTTTACGAGACGCTGGCGCGCGATGGCACCACCGAAGCCTTTCGCAGTGACATGTTCGATTTCGACGCACTGAACGCGATCATCGGCACGCCGCAGATGCTGGAACTCGGGCAGAGCTACGAATTCCCGGCGAACGGACCCGGCGACAAAACCAGATGA
- a CDS encoding hydantoinase B/oxoprolinase family protein encodes MTKTIDPVTLAVLKGRLEQIADEMDATLYRSAFNPIIAEARDACHGLYHAETGATLVQGTTGLPIFVGAMAFAVKAVIDKVARDAASGRDHLQPGDTFLFNDPYEGGTHLNDFRLVRPIYRNDRVFCWIASVGHWLDIGGNVPGGFNSRATESFQEGVRFPPIKLFRAGVINEDMIDILAANSRVPTSNFGDLNGQLNALALGERRLASLLDDYGEDTISAALDVVTRRASALMRENLRALPDGVYSFEDFLDNDGVTDEPLKIALDLTIAGETMVLDFSRSSSPCAGPLNIAYATAAACCYVALKHVFTDVPANAGCLEPITFIIPETTLLGVKAPRPVGGYTETILRVIGVVFGAIAIAAPDRAMAAPFGTINALSLAGYRNDGSRWVMFSFFGGGLGGNSLSDGLNHGNNPISMATIPPVEILEASYPVMFTQWALRPDSAGAGQHRGGLGAIYEIEALGETGADVFLLGERGKFAPFGVNGGGAAALNRFVFDTPGGKSSPPLASKITDVKIAKGQRVRLETPGGGGFGPAVSRDPAKVERDLRLGYVSTDAVASRVKS; translated from the coding sequence ATGACCAAAACGATCGACCCCGTAACCCTGGCTGTGCTCAAGGGTCGCCTCGAGCAGATTGCCGACGAGATGGACGCCACGCTCTATCGTTCGGCCTTCAATCCGATCATCGCCGAGGCCCGCGATGCCTGTCACGGTCTCTATCACGCCGAGACCGGCGCGACCTTGGTTCAAGGGACCACCGGCCTGCCGATCTTTGTCGGCGCGATGGCTTTTGCCGTCAAAGCCGTGATCGACAAGGTCGCGCGTGATGCCGCCTCCGGCCGTGATCATCTGCAGCCCGGCGATACATTCCTGTTCAACGACCCCTATGAGGGTGGAACGCATCTCAACGACTTCCGGCTGGTCAGGCCGATCTACCGCAACGATCGGGTGTTCTGCTGGATTGCCTCGGTTGGCCATTGGTTGGACATCGGAGGCAATGTGCCTGGCGGCTTCAATTCTCGCGCCACCGAAAGCTTTCAGGAGGGTGTGCGGTTTCCGCCGATAAAACTGTTTCGCGCTGGCGTGATCAACGAAGATATGATCGATATTCTTGCCGCCAACAGCCGCGTGCCGACATCGAATTTCGGCGATCTGAACGGGCAGCTCAATGCTCTGGCGCTCGGCGAACGTCGCCTTGCCAGCCTGCTTGACGACTATGGCGAGGACACGATTTCGGCGGCGCTTGATGTCGTCACCCGCAGGGCGTCGGCGTTGATGCGCGAGAATCTCCGCGCCCTGCCCGACGGTGTCTACAGTTTCGAGGACTTTCTCGACAATGACGGCGTCACCGATGAGCCGCTGAAGATCGCGCTTGATCTCACCATCGCCGGCGAGACCATGGTGCTGGATTTCTCCCGGTCGTCGTCGCCGTGCGCCGGCCCGCTCAACATCGCCTATGCGACCGCCGCCGCCTGCTGTTACGTGGCGCTCAAGCACGTCTTTACCGATGTGCCGGCCAATGCCGGTTGTCTCGAGCCGATCACCTTCATCATTCCTGAGACGACCCTGCTCGGCGTCAAGGCGCCGCGTCCGGTCGGCGGCTACACCGAAACTATCCTGCGCGTCATCGGCGTCGTTTTTGGCGCCATAGCCATCGCCGCGCCGGATCGCGCTATGGCGGCGCCGTTCGGCACCATCAACGCCTTGTCGCTCGCTGGGTATCGCAATGACGGTTCGCGCTGGGTGATGTTCTCGTTTTTCGGCGGCGGGCTCGGCGGCAACTCCCTCAGCGATGGATTGAACCACGGCAACAATCCGATTTCGATGGCGACGATCCCGCCCGTCGAGATCCTGGAGGCGTCCTATCCGGTGATGTTCACCCAATGGGCGCTGCGTCCGGACAGTGCCGGTGCCGGCCAGCATCGCGGTGGCCTCGGCGCGATCTACGAGATCGAAGCGCTCGGTGAGACCGGTGCCGACGTTTTCCTGCTGGGCGAGCGGGGAAAATTTGCGCCCTTTGGCGTCAATGGTGGGGGTGCAGCGGCCCTGAACCGCTTCGTCTTTGACACGCCGGGCGGCAAGTCGTCACCGCCGCTCGCGTCAAAGATTACCGACGTGAAGATCGCCAAGGGACAGCGGGTCCGGCTTGAAACGCCCGGCGGCGGCGGATTCGGTCCTGCTGTCAGTCGCGATCCGGCGAAGGTCGAGCGCGACCTTCGCCTTGGCTATGTCAGCACGGATGCCGTGGCGTCCAGAGTGAAGTCATGA
- a CDS encoding hydantoinase/oxoprolinase family protein: MSGSSIIGVDVGGTFTDLFFYDEDRTQFRTAKVPSQRGNEAEGFLLGLKVLGQISDFGAIVHGTTVGTNALLERKGARIGLMTTAGFRDVLEMRRRDRPHTWGLWGDFVPVVDRNMRLEVDERVLADGSIRMAVDPAEIQAQARKLLAAGAEALAIVFINAYANPANERAALVAAREVWPNDDVVASSEILPEIREFERTSTTALNAYLQPLVGRYLGKLQDALSGEGFKGQIHIVQSNGGVMSTAMARKFPVRTALSGPAAGVIAAGAIARAAGFENVITGDLGGTSFDVSLIAGGQASLTAQTTIDFGLVIRTPMIEITTIGAGGGSIAHVDRGGLLQVGPESAGSVPGPVSYGAGNDRPTLTDANVVLGRINAERPIGGKLARLDVEAAKAAILRHVGNPLGLDAMAAAEAIVRIANARMAGAIRLVSIERGHDPGNFAIMPFGGGGALHAGALLREVGLKLALVPRFPGITSALGCVIADLRHDQVQTVNLMLEGLDARRLDQRMIAEGKAAHAVVASAGVQVDRIDVIYELDMHYVGQTHTIGVTLPVAFGDNTTGIDAGMIRQAFEASYQAQFSRKLSGIPVKIVTLRTAAIGRRPHFDLAALAPSPDASIDKAKLEDRNVWFDGAWHRTSIWSRLELPTGTVISGPAILEQPDATTVVEPGLVARVDALGNIIIERQSA; this comes from the coding sequence ATGAGCGGCTCCTCGATCATTGGCGTCGATGTCGGCGGAACTTTTACCGATCTGTTCTTCTATGACGAGGACCGCACCCAATTCCGCACCGCCAAGGTGCCCTCGCAGCGTGGCAACGAGGCTGAAGGGTTTCTGCTCGGTCTTAAGGTCCTCGGGCAGATCAGCGACTTCGGCGCGATCGTGCATGGCACGACGGTCGGTACCAACGCCTTGCTGGAGCGCAAGGGCGCTCGCATCGGCCTGATGACGACCGCGGGATTCCGCGATGTGCTGGAAATGCGCCGTCGCGACCGGCCGCATACCTGGGGCCTGTGGGGCGATTTTGTGCCCGTGGTCGATCGCAACATGCGCCTTGAAGTCGACGAGCGGGTATTGGCTGACGGCAGCATTCGCATGGCCGTCGATCCCGCGGAAATTCAGGCGCAGGCGCGCAAATTGCTGGCGGCGGGAGCCGAGGCGCTCGCGATCGTCTTCATCAATGCCTATGCCAATCCGGCCAATGAACGCGCTGCGCTCGTTGCCGCACGCGAGGTCTGGCCCAATGACGACGTGGTTGCTTCCAGCGAAATCCTGCCTGAGATCCGGGAGTTCGAACGAACCTCCACGACGGCGCTCAACGCCTATCTACAGCCGCTGGTCGGCCGGTATCTCGGCAAGCTGCAGGATGCTCTGAGCGGTGAAGGCTTCAAAGGGCAGATTCATATCGTGCAGTCGAATGGCGGCGTCATGTCGACGGCGATGGCACGAAAATTCCCGGTGCGCACCGCGCTTTCCGGCCCCGCCGCCGGCGTGATCGCTGCCGGGGCCATTGCCCGCGCCGCCGGTTTTGAGAATGTCATCACCGGCGACCTCGGCGGCACTTCTTTCGATGTGTCCCTGATCGCCGGCGGCCAGGCCTCGCTTACGGCGCAGACCACGATCGATTTCGGATTGGTGATCCGCACGCCGATGATCGAGATCACGACGATCGGCGCCGGCGGTGGCTCGATCGCCCATGTCGATCGCGGCGGATTGCTCCAGGTTGGGCCAGAAAGCGCCGGCTCGGTGCCGGGGCCGGTCAGCTATGGGGCAGGCAATGATCGGCCGACACTGACCGATGCCAATGTGGTGCTCGGCCGCATCAACGCCGAGAGGCCGATCGGGGGCAAGCTCGCGCGACTGGATGTCGAGGCGGCGAAAGCGGCAATTCTTCGCCATGTCGGGAACCCGCTGGGGCTGGATGCGATGGCGGCCGCGGAAGCCATCGTGCGGATCGCCAATGCGCGCATGGCCGGCGCGATCCGGCTGGTGTCGATCGAACGCGGTCATGACCCCGGCAATTTCGCCATCATGCCGTTCGGTGGCGGCGGCGCGCTTCATGCGGGCGCGCTGCTGCGTGAGGTGGGGCTGAAGCTGGCTTTGGTTCCGCGCTTTCCGGGCATCACGTCGGCGCTCGGCTGCGTCATCGCCGATCTCCGGCACGACCAGGTGCAGACCGTCAATTTGATGCTGGAAGGTCTCGACGCAAGGAGGCTGGACCAGCGGATGATCGCGGAAGGCAAGGCGGCGCATGCCGTGGTCGCATCGGCGGGCGTCCAAGTCGACCGCATCGATGTGATCTACGAACTCGATATGCACTATGTCGGGCAAACCCATACCATCGGGGTGACGCTGCCGGTCGCTTTCGGCGACAACACCACCGGTATCGATGCCGGGATGATCAGACAGGCCTTTGAGGCTTCCTATCAGGCGCAGTTCAGTCGCAAATTGTCTGGCATTCCGGTCAAAATCGTTACGCTACGTACCGCCGCCATCGGCCGGCGGCCGCATTTCGACCTCGCCGCACTGGCACCGTCTCCCGATGCATCGATCGACAAGGCGAAGCTCGAGGACCGCAATGTCTGGTTCGACGGCGCCTGGCATCGAACCTCGATCTGGTCGCGGCTCGAACTGCCGACCGGTACGGTAATTTCCGGTCCGGCGATCCTGGAGCAGCCCGACGCCACCACCGTGGTTGAACCGGGCCTTGTTGCGCGCGTGGATGCGCTCGGCAACATCATCATCGAAAGGCAATCGGCATGA
- a CDS encoding cysteine hydrolase, translating into MNGDPVPITRTALLIVDLQNDFLHRDGAYARGGQGAASIVALPLRLKPLADAFRAAGGRIISTHFTLVPGKDGEPLISPHLKALRPFLCKGDFAPGSWGHALVDELGPSDLQIEKIAYSAFYMTRLEWLLRKFSIDRLVVGGIVTNGGVASTVRDAHVRDIEAVVLSDGCAAFDDATHQTAIAALKTVARVATIADMLAETKR; encoded by the coding sequence ATGAATGGTGATCCGGTTCCGATAACGCGCACAGCATTGCTCATCGTCGATCTGCAGAACGATTTCCTGCATCGCGACGGCGCCTACGCGCGAGGCGGGCAGGGCGCCGCTTCGATTGTAGCCCTGCCTTTGAGGCTGAAGCCGCTCGCTGACGCTTTTCGCGCTGCGGGTGGTCGGATCATCTCGACGCATTTCACGCTGGTACCCGGCAAAGATGGCGAACCGCTGATCTCGCCGCATCTGAAAGCGCTGCGGCCATTCCTGTGCAAGGGCGATTTCGCGCCGGGCAGTTGGGGTCATGCGCTGGTTGATGAACTCGGGCCTTCGGACCTTCAGATCGAAAAGATCGCCTATTCGGCGTTCTACATGACGCGGCTTGAATGGCTGCTGCGCAAGTTTTCAATCGACAGGCTGGTCGTCGGCGGCATCGTCACCAATGGTGGCGTGGCATCGACGGTGCGCGATGCGCATGTGCGGGATATCGAAGCCGTCGTGCTGTCCGACGGCTGTGCCGCCTTCGACGATGCCACGCACCAGACCGCCATCGCGGCATTGAAGACGGTTGCCCGGGTGGCAACCATAGCCGACATGCTGGCGGAGACGAAGCGGTGA